Proteins encoded within one genomic window of Streptomyces profundus:
- a CDS encoding Crp/Fnr family transcriptional regulator: MLLRQGDPGTHVILLASGSALITLTGSHGERTLLAVRGAGELLGELAVLDEQPRTASVIAAEDCRVHIVPRGDFLAFVDRHALLAPLLRHAITRVREAEAVRLEMATAPVSMRLASALGRLLQAASTAGAEYLVRLTQAELSEMIGASRNAVGSALRPWREQGWLATEAGGGLSIRDFASIQAHARTQR, from the coding sequence GTGCTGTTGCGGCAGGGGGATCCCGGCACTCATGTCATCCTTCTGGCCTCCGGTTCGGCCCTGATCACACTGACCGGATCTCACGGGGAACGGACGCTTCTGGCGGTACGTGGAGCCGGTGAACTTCTGGGCGAGCTCGCCGTCCTGGACGAGCAGCCACGCACCGCATCGGTCATTGCTGCCGAGGATTGCCGGGTTCACATCGTCCCGCGTGGGGATTTCCTTGCCTTCGTGGACCGCCACGCGCTGCTGGCCCCCTTGCTGCGCCACGCCATCACACGGGTCCGCGAGGCAGAGGCGGTGCGCCTGGAGATGGCTACCGCCCCGGTATCGATGCGTCTGGCCTCGGCCCTCGGCCGCCTCCTCCAAGCCGCCTCCACCGCCGGTGCCGAGTACCTCGTGCGCCTGACGCAGGCAGAGCTGTCGGAGATGATCGGCGCCTCCCGCAACGCCGTGGGGTCGGCGTTGCGGCCATGGCGTGAGCAGGGCTGGCTCGCCACCGAGGCAGGCGGCGGGCTGTCGATCCGGGACTTCGCATCAATCCAGGCACACGCGCGCACCCAGAGGTGA
- a CDS encoding Pycsar system effector family protein, translating into MSDTDGSCAANDHGARHGLAAEVAVMFAEVQRADSKATTLCGIAGGMMGVDIAALSAARESGWLPLITLTTAAALLAVALIIAMSAIRPALPRDGRLRTFAGTTPANDQSEGSSPACPAGCGDGHLRADAAKLALFTTLAQQKFRAVKWAVDFVATATAVATLGLLILYVSS; encoded by the coding sequence GTGTCCGACACCGACGGAAGCTGCGCTGCAAATGACCATGGGGCCCGCCACGGGCTTGCGGCCGAAGTGGCGGTGATGTTCGCCGAAGTGCAGCGCGCCGACTCCAAGGCCACGACACTGTGCGGCATCGCCGGAGGCATGATGGGTGTGGACATCGCAGCGCTCTCAGCCGCCCGCGAGTCCGGCTGGCTGCCCCTGATCACTCTGACAACTGCCGCCGCTCTTCTTGCCGTGGCTCTGATCATCGCTATGTCCGCGATCCGCCCCGCCCTCCCACGAGACGGTCGTCTCAGGACATTCGCGGGCACCACACCAGCCAACGACCAATCCGAGGGAAGCTCGCCAGCCTGCCCCGCGGGCTGCGGCGATGGCCACCTCCGGGCGGACGCCGCAAAGCTGGCGTTGTTCACCACCCTCGCACAGCAAAAGTTCCGTGCCGTCAAATGGGCTGTCGACTTTGTGGCGACAGCCACAGCAGTCGCCACACTTGGGCTGTTGATCCTGTACGTCTCTTCTTGA
- a CDS encoding AAA family ATPase: MTTAGGPSCLIVTGMPGAGKSTVTRLVAEKLARSARLDGDELNKMIVSGFVWALGEPADEAARQVELLHRNLCTLANNFAEAGFTPLIDAMIPSREKLDVFLDLLTPRRVLFVVLAPGIEVCQYRNSVRDPRDRFDFDGYEALDAAMRRELGDAGWWFDTAALTPAQTADHIVHEAPGRALVN; encoded by the coding sequence GTGACCACTGCTGGGGGGCCGAGCTGCCTGATCGTGACGGGGATGCCGGGCGCTGGGAAGTCGACCGTGACCAGGCTGGTCGCGGAGAAGCTGGCGCGTTCCGCCCGGCTCGACGGCGATGAGCTCAACAAGATGATCGTCAGCGGATTCGTCTGGGCCCTGGGCGAGCCCGCCGACGAAGCGGCACGGCAGGTCGAGCTGCTGCACCGCAATCTGTGCACGCTGGCGAACAACTTCGCCGAGGCCGGCTTCACGCCCCTGATCGACGCGATGATCCCGTCCCGCGAGAAGCTGGACGTCTTCCTCGATCTCCTCACACCTCGCCGGGTCCTGTTCGTCGTCCTCGCCCCGGGCATCGAGGTCTGTCAGTACCGCAACAGCGTCAGGGATCCACGTGACCGGTTCGACTTCGACGGCTACGAGGCCCTCGACGCCGCCATGAGACGCGAACTCGGCGACGCCGGCTGGTGGTTCGACACGGCGGCCCTCACCCCCGCCCAGACCGCCGACCACATCGTCCACGAAGCGCCCGGCCGCGCCCTCGTGAACTGA
- a CDS encoding glycoside hydrolase family 6 protein, with product MSRTNSPPRRRRRALLTAGVLAVATLGTGSLAQGTASAADFACEVDYATNDWGSGFTANLTITNTGSTATNGWELTYAYAGNQTLSQGWNATWFQSGRTVTVSDTGWNGAIAPGASVSFGGNFTYSGTNAAPTSFAVNGVTCGEDGGPGPGPDPDPPGDRVDNPYQNAGVYVNPDWSANAAAEPGGSAIANEPTGVWLDRRAAIEGGSAGNSTGLREHLDNALVQAQDHENFVFQVVVYNLPGRDCAALASNGELAADDIDTYKDEFIDPIAEILGDPAYADLRIVTVIEIDSLPNLITNVSPRVTATPGCDEMLANGNYQAGIAYALQELGAIPNVYNYVDAGHYGWIGWDDNLGASAELFHDVAVDSGSVHNVHGFIVNTANYGPAVEPYYGIGDSVNGTSVRESSWIDWNRYVDNQSFAQGFRTELVSLGFDSGIGMLIDTSRSGWGGPDRPTGPGPQTDVDAYVEGSRVDQRFQAGNWCNQAGAGLGERPEVAPAAGIDAYVWIKPPGESDGSSEEIPNDEGKGFDEMCDPTYEGNPRNNHNMSGALGDAPISGHWFSAQFQELLANAYPPL from the coding sequence ATGAGCCGCACCAACTCACCACCCCGACGCAGACGCCGCGCACTGCTGACCGCCGGGGTCCTCGCCGTCGCCACGCTGGGCACCGGCAGCCTGGCGCAGGGCACCGCCTCCGCCGCCGACTTCGCCTGCGAGGTCGACTACGCGACGAACGACTGGGGTTCGGGCTTCACGGCCAACCTCACCATCACCAACACGGGCTCCACCGCGACCAACGGCTGGGAACTCACCTACGCGTACGCCGGCAACCAGACCCTCTCGCAGGGCTGGAACGCGACCTGGTTCCAGAGCGGGCGGACCGTCACCGTGTCGGACACCGGCTGGAACGGCGCCATCGCCCCCGGGGCCTCCGTGAGCTTCGGCGGCAACTTCACCTACTCGGGAACCAACGCGGCGCCGACGAGCTTCGCGGTCAACGGGGTCACCTGTGGCGAGGACGGCGGCCCCGGCCCCGGCCCGGATCCCGACCCGCCGGGGGACCGTGTGGACAACCCCTACCAGAACGCCGGCGTCTACGTGAACCCGGACTGGTCGGCCAACGCCGCCGCCGAGCCGGGCGGTTCGGCCATCGCCAACGAGCCCACCGGTGTCTGGCTCGACCGGCGCGCCGCCATCGAGGGCGGCTCGGCCGGCAACAGCACGGGCCTGCGCGAGCACCTCGACAACGCGCTGGTCCAGGCCCAGGACCACGAGAACTTCGTGTTCCAGGTCGTGGTCTACAACCTGCCGGGCCGTGACTGCGCCGCGCTCGCCTCCAACGGTGAGCTGGCCGCCGATGACATCGACACCTACAAGGACGAGTTCATCGACCCGATCGCGGAGATCCTCGGCGACCCGGCCTACGCCGACCTGCGGATCGTCACGGTCATCGAGATCGACTCGCTGCCGAACCTCATCACCAACGTCAGCCCGCGCGTGACCGCGACGCCCGGCTGTGACGAGATGCTGGCCAACGGCAACTACCAGGCGGGCATCGCCTACGCCCTCCAGGAGTTGGGCGCCATCCCCAACGTCTACAACTACGTGGACGCCGGCCACTACGGCTGGATCGGATGGGACGACAACCTCGGCGCCTCCGCCGAGCTCTTCCACGACGTCGCCGTCGACAGCGGTTCGGTGCACAACGTGCACGGGTTCATCGTCAACACCGCCAACTACGGCCCGGCGGTCGAGCCCTACTACGGCATCGGCGACTCGGTCAACGGCACCTCGGTGCGGGAGAGCTCCTGGATCGACTGGAACCGCTATGTCGACAACCAGTCCTTCGCCCAGGGGTTCCGCACCGAGCTGGTCTCGCTCGGGTTCGACTCCGGCATCGGGATGCTGATCGACACCTCCCGCAGCGGCTGGGGCGGCCCCGACCGTCCGACGGGCCCGGGACCGCAGACGGACGTGGACGCGTATGTCGAGGGCAGCCGGGTCGACCAGCGGTTCCAGGCCGGCAACTGGTGCAACCAGGCCGGTGCCGGGCTCGGTGAGCGGCCCGAGGTCGCACCCGCCGCCGGCATCGACGCCTACGTGTGGATCAAGCCCCCGGGCGAGTCGGACGGCTCCAGCGAGGAGATCCCGAACGACGAGGGCAAGGGCTTCGACGAGATGTGCGACCCCACCTACGAGGGCAACCCGCGCAACAACCACAACATGTCCGGCGCCCTGGGTGACGCTCCCATCTCCGGCCACTGGTTCTCCGCGCAGTTCCAGGAGCTGCTGGCGAACGCCTACCCGCCCCTGTGA
- a CDS encoding protein kinase domain-containing protein: MDHTVGPGKLIGGRYELTELIGSGGFGRVWKARDQRLQADVALKGLFLPPSSSAAEQEDRIRRSEREVLNAARLRDHPHIVSVHDVVVEDDIPWIAMQLVVGRSLGERLQESGPLSLSEATDVARAMLKALAAAHGAGIVHRDIKPANVLLADNGAILLTDFGIATHETDVSLTVTGSVVGSAPYMAPERVLGEKGQAPSDLFSLGVTLHEAVEGASPFDRGSTAASLHAVAYDDPPQLQRAEALAPLVNRLLAKAPGDRPTIAEAFDLLDAPPVSTPPPVAATPTAIVTELSTVPPQAMPTATAWPTPLAWAAPPTPAPPPPPSRGSGLKWLGWIVALGLGVLVVVLIAVNRAGDSDPDDGGGGAFANQTPVQITDNATAESTIEVVGVGGNAPRELEVAVDISHEHINDLELELVAPDGTAFELEAFDGPHEYTVDASAARADGMWALVVRDTAAVDEGTLNSWSLRFGAGSDIGGTSLGDGSFTSTTPVSIPDEATIESTIDVAGVGGSAPQALRVAVDISHEHVGDLELELVAPDGTAFELEAFDEPHEYTVDASAAGADGMWVLVVRDTAGLDEGTLNSWSLRFGAGSGGSGASGNTRTFTNTASLTIEENVESESTIEVSGIGGHAPGELRVTIDIEHRYVDEVELELVAPDGTAFELDPVDGPHEYTVDASAAGADGTWTLKLTDDVYLDDGTLNSWSLSF, translated from the coding sequence ATGGACCACACCGTGGGACCGGGGAAACTGATCGGCGGGCGGTACGAGCTCACCGAGCTGATCGGCAGCGGTGGCTTCGGGAGGGTCTGGAAGGCGCGTGACCAGCGACTTCAGGCGGACGTCGCGCTCAAGGGGCTGTTCCTGCCGCCGTCCTCGTCCGCCGCCGAGCAGGAGGACCGGATCAGGCGATCGGAGCGCGAGGTCCTCAACGCGGCCAGGCTTCGGGACCACCCCCACATCGTGAGCGTGCACGATGTCGTCGTCGAGGACGACATTCCCTGGATAGCCATGCAGCTCGTGGTGGGCCGCTCCCTGGGGGAGCGCCTCCAGGAGTCCGGTCCTCTGTCGCTGAGCGAGGCGACCGACGTGGCCAGGGCCATGCTGAAGGCGCTCGCCGCCGCGCACGGCGCGGGGATCGTGCACCGTGACATCAAGCCGGCCAATGTCCTGCTCGCCGACAACGGCGCGATCCTGCTGACCGACTTCGGGATCGCGACCCACGAGACGGACGTCTCGCTGACCGTGACGGGCAGCGTGGTGGGTTCCGCCCCCTATATGGCGCCGGAACGCGTCCTCGGCGAGAAGGGGCAGGCGCCGAGCGACCTCTTCTCCCTCGGGGTGACGCTGCACGAGGCGGTCGAAGGCGCCTCCCCCTTCGACCGGGGCTCCACGGCCGCCTCGCTGCACGCGGTGGCCTACGATGACCCCCCGCAGCTCCAGCGGGCCGAGGCCCTGGCGCCCCTCGTCAACCGGCTGTTGGCCAAGGCGCCCGGCGACCGCCCGACGATCGCCGAGGCGTTCGACCTGCTCGACGCCCCGCCGGTGTCCACGCCGCCGCCGGTGGCCGCCACCCCGACGGCGATCGTCACGGAACTGTCGACGGTGCCGCCCCAGGCGATGCCCACGGCGACGGCCTGGCCGACCCCGTTGGCCTGGGCGGCCCCGCCGACCCCGGCGCCGCCCCCGCCGCCCTCCCGGGGCTCGGGCCTGAAGTGGCTGGGCTGGATCGTGGCCCTCGGCCTCGGCGTGCTCGTGGTCGTGCTGATCGCCGTCAACCGGGCGGGGGACTCGGACCCGGACGACGGGGGCGGCGGAGCGTTCGCCAACCAGACGCCGGTCCAGATCACGGACAACGCCACGGCGGAGTCCACGATCGAGGTCGTCGGCGTGGGCGGCAACGCCCCCCGGGAGCTGGAGGTCGCCGTCGACATCAGCCACGAACACATCAATGACCTGGAGTTGGAGTTGGTGGCGCCGGACGGTACGGCCTTCGAGTTGGAGGCGTTCGACGGGCCGCACGAGTACACGGTGGACGCCTCCGCCGCCCGCGCGGACGGCATGTGGGCCCTGGTGGTCCGGGACACCGCCGCGGTCGACGAGGGCACGCTGAACTCCTGGTCGCTGCGGTTCGGAGCCGGCTCGGACATCGGGGGCACCTCGCTGGGCGATGGGTCCTTCACGAGCACCACGCCCGTGTCCATCCCCGACGAGGCCACGATCGAGTCGACGATCGACGTCGCGGGCGTGGGGGGCAGCGCCCCGCAGGCGTTGCGGGTCGCCGTCGACATCAGCCACGAGCATGTCGGTGACCTGGAGTTGGAGTTGGTGGCGCCGGACGGTACGGCCTTCGAGTTGGAGGCGTTCGACGAGCCGCACGAGTACACGGTGGACGCGTCCGCCGCCGGCGCGGACGGCATGTGGGTCCTGGTGGTCCGGGACACCGCGGGGCTGGACGAGGGCACGTTGAACTCCTGGTCGCTGCGGTTCGGAGCCGGCTCGGGCGGCTCGGGGGCCTCGGGGAACACCAGGACGTTCACCAACACGGCATCGTTGACCATCGAGGAGAACGTCGAATCCGAGTCGACCATCGAGGTCAGCGGCATCGGCGGCCACGCCCCCGGTGAACTGCGGGTCACCATCGATATCGAGCACCGGTATGTCGACGAGGTGGAGTTGGAGTTGGTGGCGCCGGACGGCACGGCCTTCGAGCTGGACCCGGTCGACGGGCCGCACGAGTACACGGTGGACGCCTCGGCCGCCGGGGCCGACGGCACCTGGACCCTGAAGCTCACCGACGACGTCTACCTCGACGACGGCACCCTCAACTCCTGGTCTCTCTCCTTCTGA
- a CDS encoding AAA family ATPase, whose translation MEAHDVRDTAERLRAISAELSDRFYEREDVVRTLVVTLLAGRHSLVLGPPGTAKSEMARELTGRIEGASYWEILLSKFTAPTRMFGPVDVAALARGEYRQIYEGRATTAHIAFIDEIFKCSTAALNETLGYLNERIYHPESGGEPIRCPLIGAITASNELPAGEDSGAIYDRLLVRVEVGYLADPANFAALVRSAVSLPDPPARTTVELAALRHAVAEAVPGVAVPDTVVDAVCTLRAALRRKELIASDRRWRQAVRLLQASAYLDGRPAVAETDLSVLTHVLWDSPAQRPTVEREVLHLVNPDAKEALDLADAVEELEAQLDAMAGQSREALSEWVIKRAHSTLARAGRRLGELRLEAAGAGRSTAAIDRVIGRQRAVRARVLTEALGMDASMVQSQL comes from the coding sequence ATGGAGGCACACGACGTGCGGGACACCGCCGAGCGGCTGCGGGCGATCAGCGCCGAACTGTCCGACCGCTTCTACGAGCGGGAGGACGTGGTGCGGACGCTGGTGGTGACGCTGCTGGCCGGCCGGCACTCGCTGGTGCTCGGCCCACCGGGAACGGCGAAGTCCGAGATGGCCCGGGAGCTGACGGGCCGGATCGAGGGCGCGTCCTACTGGGAGATCCTGCTGAGCAAGTTCACCGCGCCGACCAGGATGTTCGGCCCCGTCGACGTCGCCGCCCTGGCCCGGGGCGAGTACCGGCAGATCTACGAGGGCCGCGCCACGACCGCGCACATCGCCTTCATCGACGAGATATTCAAGTGCTCCACGGCCGCCCTGAACGAGACCCTCGGCTACCTCAACGAGCGGATCTACCACCCCGAGAGCGGCGGCGAGCCGATCCGCTGTCCCCTGATCGGGGCCATCACGGCGAGCAACGAACTGCCAGCGGGGGAGGACTCCGGCGCGATCTACGACCGACTGCTGGTACGCGTCGAGGTGGGCTATCTGGCCGACCCCGCCAACTTCGCCGCGCTGGTCAGATCCGCCGTCAGCCTCCCCGACCCACCGGCGCGGACCACCGTCGAGCTGGCCGCGCTACGGCACGCCGTGGCCGAGGCCGTCCCCGGCGTCGCCGTCCCCGACACGGTCGTGGACGCCGTGTGCACGCTGCGGGCGGCGCTCCGCCGCAAGGAGCTCATCGCCTCCGACCGCCGCTGGCGGCAGGCGGTGCGCCTGCTCCAGGCATCCGCCTACCTCGACGGCCGCCCGGCGGTCGCCGAGACGGACCTGTCGGTGCTGACCCATGTGCTGTGGGACTCCCCGGCCCAGCGCCCCACCGTCGAACGCGAGGTGCTGCACCTGGTCAACCCGGACGCCAAGGAGGCACTCGACCTGGCCGACGCGGTCGAGGAGCTGGAGGCCCAACTCGACGCCATGGCGGGGCAGTCCCGCGAGGCGTTGAGCGAGTGGGTCATCAAACGGGCCCACAGCACGCTCGCCAGGGCGGGAAGGAGACTGGGGGAGTTGCGCCTGGAGGCGGCGGGCGCCGGCCGGTCGACCGCCGCCATCGACCGGGTCATCGGCCGCCAGCGCGCCGTCCGGGCCCGCGTCCTCACGGAGGCGCTGGGCATGGACGCGAGCATGGTGCAGTCCCAGCTCTGA
- a CDS encoding VWA domain-containing protein, whose protein sequence is MDGTAGRPRESARRWDAATPGTAAVVGDQCDLMAWRDTYERSAGLRDLAAELAARHPHSADLLADVFLAAYKAAPRVRDRAETAPSRWVNHQIVTGLLTAPEFAELRRETVGDPYAAAMAVLALATALRRLLERSRDAQEQAERATRAQRAAEGTANAGDEAVARAAEAARGLDRSLAAAAPGVRATARNAAARAAEAARAETALMRAWGVGPGELERMPFDQRARLAERLRTGRLARWAELIGRFRRMADGERARRVEHTGGELVGVTLGDDLSRVVPAELVNLGLPELRAVFAARYAAGELMIYDSEGERPTGRGAIVACVDTSHSMYEAGPGGVTREAWAKACALALLDQARQGGRDFVGILFSSADRLRVFRFPAGGPADIARVLDFAETFLGGGTSYQAPLTAAGELLAEEFDAAARARGDIVLITDDECDVTEEWTRGWNDAKHRLGFRVFGVAVGAPRAAEAGSVLDALCDNLRAIGDLTDVHAAADLFRVI, encoded by the coding sequence ATGGACGGGACAGCGGGCCGCCCCCGGGAGTCGGCGCGCCGCTGGGACGCCGCCACGCCGGGGACCGCAGCCGTGGTCGGGGACCAGTGCGACCTGATGGCGTGGCGCGACACCTACGAGCGGTCCGCCGGGCTACGTGATCTCGCCGCGGAGCTGGCCGCGCGCCACCCGCACAGCGCCGATCTGCTCGCCGACGTGTTCCTGGCCGCCTACAAGGCCGCGCCGAGGGTGCGCGACCGCGCCGAGACGGCCCCCTCCCGATGGGTCAACCACCAGATCGTCACCGGGCTGCTCACGGCGCCCGAGTTCGCCGAGCTGCGCCGGGAGACGGTCGGCGACCCGTATGCCGCGGCCATGGCCGTCCTCGCCCTGGCCACCGCGCTGCGCCGCCTGCTGGAGCGGTCCCGCGACGCCCAGGAACAGGCCGAGCGGGCGACACGGGCCCAGCGGGCCGCCGAAGGCACGGCGAACGCCGGGGACGAGGCGGTGGCGCGGGCCGCCGAAGCCGCGCGTGGCCTCGACCGGTCCCTCGCCGCGGCGGCCCCCGGCGTCCGCGCCACCGCGCGGAACGCGGCGGCGCGGGCCGCCGAAGCCGCCCGGGCGGAGACCGCGCTGATGCGGGCGTGGGGCGTCGGCCCCGGCGAGCTGGAACGCATGCCGTTCGACCAGCGCGCCCGGCTCGCCGAGCGGCTGCGCACCGGCCGTCTCGCCCGGTGGGCCGAACTGATCGGCCGCTTCCGGCGGATGGCCGACGGCGAGCGCGCCCGCAGGGTGGAGCACACCGGCGGGGAGCTGGTCGGCGTCACCCTCGGCGACGACCTCTCCCGGGTCGTCCCCGCCGAGCTGGTCAACCTCGGGCTGCCCGAGCTGCGCGCGGTGTTCGCCGCCCGCTATGCCGCGGGGGAGCTGATGATCTACGACAGCGAGGGGGAGCGGCCCACGGGCCGGGGCGCCATCGTCGCCTGTGTGGACACCTCGCACTCCATGTACGAGGCGGGCCCCGGCGGCGTCACCCGGGAGGCGTGGGCCAAGGCATGCGCCCTGGCGCTGCTGGATCAGGCACGCCAGGGCGGGCGGGACTTCGTCGGCATCCTGTTCTCGTCAGCCGACCGGCTGCGGGTCTTCCGCTTCCCCGCCGGCGGGCCCGCCGACATCGCCCGGGTGCTCGACTTCGCCGAGACGTTCCTCGGTGGCGGCACCAGCTACCAGGCGCCGCTGACCGCCGCCGGCGAGCTGCTCGCGGAGGAGTTCGACGCCGCGGCCCGCGCCCGGGGCGACATCGTGCTGATCACCGACGACGAGTGCGATGTCACCGAGGAGTGGACGCGCGGCTGGAACGACGCCAAACACCGGCTGGGCTTCCGGGTCTTCGGCGTCGCCGTCGGCGCCCCGCGCGCCGCCGAGGCCGGCTCGGTCCTCGACGCCCTCTGCGACAACCTCCGCGCCATCGGGGATCTCACCGACGTGCACGCCGCCGCCGACCTGTTCCGCGTGATCTGA
- a CDS encoding EF-hand domain-containing protein, protein MRDEVLNRVRVLFSVLDADGNGVLEQADFALMGSRVDAAAWRSTPAEREVVRVEFRNWWEALAAALDTDGDGRIDFDEYSGVVLSPERFADTVAAFARALAPLGDPEGRGTIARDVFLALMTAIGFAPDRVDAVFDALGPSADDRIEVTAWEGAVRDFFTPDKVGIAGDHLADPPAA, encoded by the coding sequence ATGCGTGACGAGGTGCTCAACCGGGTCAGGGTTCTCTTCTCCGTGCTCGACGCCGATGGAAACGGCGTGCTGGAGCAGGCGGACTTCGCGTTGATGGGGAGCCGGGTGGACGCGGCGGCATGGCGTTCCACCCCGGCCGAACGGGAGGTCGTGCGGGTCGAGTTCCGCAACTGGTGGGAGGCGCTGGCCGCCGCCCTGGACACCGATGGCGACGGGCGGATCGACTTCGACGAGTACAGCGGCGTCGTGCTCTCCCCGGAGCGGTTCGCCGACACCGTCGCCGCGTTCGCCCGCGCGTTGGCCCCGCTCGGCGACCCGGAGGGCAGGGGAACGATCGCGCGGGACGTCTTCCTGGCGCTGATGACCGCGATCGGCTTCGCCCCCGACCGGGTGGACGCCGTCTTCGACGCCCTGGGCCCGTCGGCCGACGACCGGATCGAGGTGACCGCCTGGGAGGGCGCCGTCCGGGACTTCTTCACCCCGGACAAGGTCGGCATCGCCGGCGATCACCTGGCGGACCCGCCCGCCGCCTGA
- a CDS encoding GNAT family N-acetyltransferase: MFSFQLRDNAVLRALEASHAEEYAAHLDRARDTIRPWVGRTFVTDDVEGARATLRRYAEGRALDRARLYGVWRDDTLVGGVLFAGFDAVQGNCEIGCWTEPAGAGHGLITQACGALIDWAFLTRGLHRAEWQCRADNERSIAVAKRLGMTLEGTLRETWPYDGVRYDKQVWSVLASEWRGYPAPEARD, from the coding sequence TTGTTCTCGTTCCAGCTGCGGGACAACGCGGTGCTGCGCGCGCTGGAAGCCAGCCACGCCGAGGAGTACGCCGCCCACCTCGACCGGGCCAGGGACACCATCCGTCCGTGGGTCGGTCGCACCTTCGTCACCGACGACGTCGAGGGGGCGCGTGCCACGCTCCGCCGGTACGCCGAGGGCCGAGCCCTCGACCGGGCCCGGCTCTACGGCGTCTGGCGCGACGACACCCTCGTCGGCGGCGTGCTGTTCGCGGGTTTCGACGCCGTCCAGGGCAACTGCGAGATCGGCTGCTGGACCGAGCCGGCCGGCGCCGGCCACGGCCTGATCACGCAGGCGTGCGGCGCGCTCATCGACTGGGCGTTCCTCACCCGTGGGCTGCACCGCGCCGAATGGCAGTGCCGCGCCGACAACGAGCGCAGCATCGCCGTCGCCAAACGCCTCGGCATGACGCTGGAGGGCACCCTGCGCGAGACCTGGCCCTACGACGGCGTCCGCTACGACAAGCAGGTCTGGTCCGTCCTCGCCTCCGAGTGGCGCGGGTACCCCGCCCCCGAGGCCAGGGACTGA
- a CDS encoding antitoxin, whose product MFDALKNLKKKAEGLAETHSDKIAQGVEKVGDFVDTKTSGKHSDKIDGAVGKAQGYVEKLGDKDGKDNKDDNDGKGGPGVTKG is encoded by the coding sequence ATGTTCGACGCACTGAAGAACCTCAAGAAGAAGGCCGAGGGCCTCGCCGAGACCCACAGCGACAAGATCGCGCAGGGGGTGGAGAAGGTCGGCGACTTCGTCGACACCAAGACGTCCGGCAAGCACAGCGACAAGATCGACGGCGCCGTCGGCAAGGCACAGGGCTATGTCGAGAAGCTCGGCGACAAGGACGGCAAGGACAACAAGGACGACAACGACGGCAAGGGCGGCCCGGGCGTCACGAAGGGCTGA
- the paaE gene encoding 1,2-phenylacetyl-CoA epoxidase subunit PaaE yields MVAPALPVRRRGRRAVFHPLRIARIEPLCADAAAVTFDVPPELAEEFAFAPGQTLTLRRREAGGEERRSYSLCAPPGAAPRIGVRLVPGGLFSTWLVRRARVGDVVEVMGPVGGFTPDLGRPAHHVLVAAGSGVTPMVSIAPSVLAADPRSRVTLLYGNRGSDSVMFAEELADLKDRFPARVTLVHVLSREPREADVLSGRLDAARLARLLRALLDPRTPHEWWLCGPWGMVREARRVVGEFGAEPARVHQELFHAEGEEPAPPPRAAEPGGEGPSSRVTVLLDGRATTFDQPADGRVLEHAQRVRPDLPFACRGGVCGTCRARVTDGSARMRRNFALEPAEVEAGYVLTCQALPESDRLTVDFDS; encoded by the coding sequence ATGGTCGCACCCGCCCTTCCCGTTCGGCGCCGTGGACGGCGGGCCGTCTTCCACCCGCTGCGGATCGCGCGGATCGAGCCGCTGTGCGCGGACGCCGCCGCCGTGACGTTCGATGTGCCACCGGAGTTGGCCGAGGAGTTCGCGTTCGCCCCGGGGCAGACGCTGACGCTGCGCCGCCGGGAGGCGGGCGGCGAGGAGCGCCGCTCCTACTCGCTGTGCGCGCCGCCGGGCGCCGCGCCCCGCATCGGGGTGCGGCTGGTGCCCGGGGGGCTCTTCTCCACCTGGCTGGTGCGCCGGGCGCGGGTCGGGGACGTCGTGGAGGTGATGGGCCCCGTCGGCGGCTTCACCCCGGACCTGGGGCGGCCGGCGCACCATGTGCTGGTCGCCGCCGGCTCGGGCGTCACGCCCATGGTGTCGATCGCGCCGTCGGTGCTGGCGGCCGATCCGCGCAGCCGGGTGACGCTGCTCTACGGGAACCGGGGCAGCGACAGCGTGATGTTCGCCGAGGAACTGGCGGACCTCAAGGACCGCTTCCCCGCGCGGGTCACGCTGGTGCATGTGCTGTCCAGGGAGCCGAGGGAGGCGGACGTGCTCTCCGGCCGGCTGGACGCGGCGCGCCTGGCACGGCTGCTGCGGGCGTTGCTCGACCCGCGCACCCCGCACGAGTGGTGGCTGTGCGGGCCGTGGGGGATGGTGCGGGAGGCGCGGCGGGTGGTCGGGGAGTTCGGCGCCGAACCCGCGCGGGTGCACCAGGAGTTGTTCCACGCCGAGGGCGAGGAGCCGGCGCCTCCCCCGCGGGCGGCGGAGCCCGGCGGCGAGGGCCCGTCGAGCCGGGTGACGGTGCTGCTCGACGGGCGCGCCACCACCTTCGACCAGCCAGCTGACGGCCGGGTCCTGGAGCACGCGCAGCGGGTCAGGCCCGACCTTCCGTTCGCGTGTCGCGGCGGGGTGTGCGGCACCTGCCGGGCGCGGGTGACGGACGGGTCGGCGCGGATGCGCAGGAACTTCGCGCTGGAGCCGGCGGAGGTCGAGGCCGGCTATGTGTTGACCTGTCAGGCGCTGCCCGAGTCCGACCGGCTCACCGTCGACTTCGACAGCTGA